One Leucoraja erinacea ecotype New England chromosome 5, Leri_hhj_1, whole genome shotgun sequence DNA segment encodes these proteins:
- the LOC129696907 gene encoding general transcription factor II-I repeat domain-containing protein 2A-like produces MATKRRKVDAECRIFQGIWTEKYFFIQHFGTPTCLICHASVSVNKEFNIRRHYVTKHPKFSEIIGQARKHEVHNLKWSLANQMLKKQGVESERNTLASYAVSKLIAENMKPVTDGDFVKECLMAVVEILCPEKKVSFSNVNLSARTVARRIEEMSADVKSCLKDYCRNFQFFSIALDQSTDTKNTAQLAVFVRGVTSDFDTVEEFVQLEHMKGAAIGVDILVALLKCTTDMELDLSKLVCVATDGTPAMVREKKGAVAMLESHMEGLEINHEIKKMHCLIHHEALFAKSSNVKDVMEVVVRAVNLLLSRGLNHRQFQQLFSEAEAQYGDLLYFCDVRLLSRGAMLEKVYALREEIATFLEGKNVSASEFRDPKWLSSLAFLVDLTAHLNNLNSQLQGRNQLVHDMCGHIVAFETKLRLWECQLEKSCYAHFPKLQETQPTDTNTFVTVIRDLKTEFSSRFADIRSHTSEFRLFATPFDVDIDNAPENVQMELIEMQCSDVLRTKFNATDISLLEFYKKYLHETGRYTNLVDHAKKMTSMFGSTYMCEQLFSKMKYTKSKLRNRLTDAHLDGILHLASSNLSPDIERLSSVKQQVSH; encoded by the coding sequence ATGGCTACAAAACGCAGGAAGGTGGATGCTGAGTGCCGAATCTTCCAGGGCATTTGGACAGAAAAGTACTTCTTTATACAGCACTTCGGCACGCCCACATGCCTTATCTGCCACGCAAGTGTTAGTGTGAACAAGGAGTTCAACATCAGGCGGCACTATGTAACAAAACATCCAAAATTCAGTGAAATAATTGGGCAAGCAAGGAAGCATGAAGTTCATAACCTTAAATGGAGCCTGGCAAATCAGATGTTGAAGAAACAAGGTGTGGAATCAGAGAGGAACACGCTTGCTAGCTACGCAGTTTCTAAGTTGATAGCAGAAAATATGAAGCCCGTCACTGACGGAGATTTTGTGAAAGAATGTTTGATGGCAGTTGTGGAAATTCTGTGTCCTGAGAAAAAGGTTTCATTTTCAAATGTCAATCTCTCTGCAAGAACAGTTGCACGACGAATAGAAGAAATGTCAGCAGATGTGAAAAGCTGTTTGAAGGACTATTGCAGAAATTTCCAGTTCTTCTCAATAGCCCTCGATCAGAGTACAGATACCAAAAACACCGCTCAGCTTGCAGTGTTTGTACGTGGAGTAACTTCAGATTTTGACACTGTTGAGGAGTTTGTTCAACTGGAACATATGAAAGGTGCTGCCATAGGAGTAGATATTCTTGTGGCATTGCTCAAGTGTACCACAGACATGGAGCTGGATCTATCTAAGTTAGTATGCGTAGCAACTGATGGAACGCCAGCAATGGTTAGAGAGAAAAAAGGTGCTGTGGCTATGCTTGAAAGCCACATGGAAGGCCTTGAAATTAACCACGAGATTAAAAAAATGCACTGCCTAATCCACCATGAAGCACTGTTTGCCAAGTCTTCAAATGTGAAGGATGTGATGGAGGTAGTGGTAAGAGCAGTAAACCTACTATTGTCACGGGGACTAAACCACCGTCAATTTCAACAACTTTTCTCGGAAGCAGAGGCCCAGTATGGAGACCTGCTCTATTTCTGCGACGTTCGGTTGCTCAGTCGAGGTGCAATGTTAGAAAAAGTATACGCTCTGCGGGAAGAAATAGCAACATTCCTCGAAGGTAAAAATGTGAGTGCCTCAGAATTTCGCGATCCTAAATGGCTTTCGAGTCTAGCATTCCTGGTAGATTTAACAGCTCATTTAAACAACCTCAACTCGCAACTTCAGGGAAGAAATCAACTCGTACATGATATGTGTGGACACATCGTCGCCTTCGAAACAAAACTGCGACTGTGGGAATGCCAGCTTGAGAAATCATGCTACGCTCATTTCCCCAAACTCCAGGAGACCCAACCGACAGACACCAACACATTTGTGACTGTGATACGTGACTTGAAAACTGAGTTTTCTTCACGTTTCGCTGACATTCGCTCACACACAAGCGAATTCAGGCTGTTTGCCACTCCATTTGACGTGGACATCGACAATGCACCAGAAAATGTTCAAATGGAACTAATTGAGATGCAGTGCAGCGATGTATTAAGAACTAAATTTAATGCAACGGACATATCTCTACTAGAGTTCTACAAGAAATATCTCCATGAAACTGGTAGGTATACCAACTTAGTAGATCACGCAAAAAAAATGACATCAATGTTCGGCAGTACTTACATGTGTGAGCAACTCTTCTCAAAAATGAAATACACGAAGAGTAAATTAAGAAACCGACTGACTGATGCCCATTTAGATGGCATCTTGCATCTGGCCTCTTCCAACCTGTCACCTGATATTGAGAGACTATCGAGCGTAAAACAACAAGTGTCACACTAA